From Acidobacteriota bacterium:
CAAAGATCGATCAATTATTCGAATCCGGCTGGGCTCTGAGCACATTTGAAGCTGTTTTCAGTCCAAGAAATGAAAACGGTGAACCGCAGAAATTGTGGAATCGAACAACTGGTGAAATAGATGCAGAGGTTGCCAGATTCTGGGCGAAGTATGACATCCATAGAATCATCAAGAAAAGCTGGACACAATTGTTGCCGACTATCAAGGATAAAATTCATATTTATGTTGCAGATGACGATCCATTTGGCCTCGATGTACCAGTTCAAATGCTTCAAGAAACAATCAAAAATAGAGACCTTGATGGAATTGAAGCTACAGTTTTACCAAGGGGAGGGCATGATCTCTGGTCGGATGAAATAAGGGAAGAGATTTACGCCGTAATCGATTCCAAAATTGAAGAATGAGAATGGAATAACTACGCTGCGCATGAACACCGCGTTCACATTGAATGGCTGTCACGTTCGCAAGTGCGCCGATGTCGCATAGAGGTGGAATTTTGGATTCGACCATCGAACCCGGAAGTCACAGGGAGAAAGGGAATGAATCGAAACCGGCCTTCCAAGATTGGTTTGCTTGTGGTCATCGCGGTTGCATGGCCGTGGTCTTCTGAGGTCATCGCCGGCGACTGCCCTTCAGACATGGTCGCAGTCGAAGCTTTTTGCATTGATCTCTATGAGGCGCCGAATACCAACGCCGGGTCACCGTTGGTGATGTACACCTTTGACGAAGCCGAGGTGTGGTGCCAGGCGCGAGGGCGCAGGTTGTGCTATGACGACGAGTGGACTAGAGCGTGCGAGGGCCCCTCCGGGCTGTCCTACCCGTACGGCAACAATCACGTACCGGGTCTGTGCAATGACGACGAGGCCTGGTTGGCGTACAACCAAACGCTGCTGAATCAGTGGCCAATGGGTGTTAGCGATCCCGATGTGGACTCCTTCGCTGAGCTTCTCGCCGCGGCGCGTGCAGTTTCTGCTTCCGCCGCCTCCTCCGCCGATCACGTCGAGACGCTCTACCAGGCCGAGCCGGCAGGCTCGAATGTGGGCTGCATCAGCAGCGATGGCGTCATTGACCTCTGCGGCAATGCGGAGGAGTGGACACGTCGCCGCGACGGTGGGGCCCCCGGTTTCAGCGGCAACCTCAAGGGACGGTACTGGGCCGAGGCGAGAACCTGTCAGCAGAATGTGACGGGCCACGGTGACTCCTTCCGGTTCTACGAACTCGGCTTCCGTTGCTGCCTCGATATTGGCACCGTTTTCTCCGATGGCTTCGAGTCCGGTAACACTGATCTGTGGAGTACGACCTCTCCAGGCTGATTGGCACCCGACGCGTCAACACATGGCTAACACGGGTGTGCTGGTGTCACACAGTCGTGCCTCGTTCGCACACGTCGCTGTGCGAGCTGAGGAGATCAATCCCGAAGGTCACCGCCTGCTACCAGACGGGTCACTCCTCGGGCGGCTCCTCCAGCCGGGAGTAGTGGTGGCCAGAGGTTCCGGCCCGGCGCATGACCAGGCCGGTCACGGTTCCGTCGTTCGCCCTCCGGAACTCGATCTCGAGGCTCTGGGGTGGCAGGACGTAGAGGTCCGGCTCGCTGGTCGGCTCGAGTTTGAATGGTGGGTACTCGTTGATCTGCCCGATCGCCGAGCCGTCCTGGACGGCCACCGTGAGGACGAGATTGGGCGAAACGTCGAGCGCGTACTTACCGACGAGCTCCTCGAGCTGCCCGGGCCTGGCGTCGGCCAGTGTCCGCCGCACCAGGAATCCGGGCCAGCCGTATTCCTGCGCGATGGCGGCCATCAGCTCCTGCTGCAGATTCATTCCCCCACCCGAACTCGCCATGACAATCGCGCCCTGGCCGGTGTTCGGATAGAAGACGAGGTTGCAGATGAAGCCCGGCATGCCGCCGCTGTGTCGTGCCTGCAAGGCCGGTCCTTCTCCGGAGACGAAGATACCGAGACCCTCGTCGTCGACCTGTGGTGTCAGGAACTCGCGCGCGAGTGCCGGAGAGATCAACGTGTCACTGTCGCCATTCCACGCGCGCACCACTTCGACCACCATCAGCGCGAGGTCGGTTGGCGTGGACCACAGGCCTCCGGTGGCGCCTGGGGCGATGTCGGCCTTGTCGTCCATCGGAACCGGGACGCGGCCGGACCCGTCGTCCGAGCGCTCGAGCGAATGGCCGTAGGGGGCGGTGGCGAGCACCTCCGGTGCGAGCGGTTCGTCGAAGGTGCTGCGGGTCATTCCGAGCGGCCCGAACATCTCTCGCTGAGCCAGCTTGTGCAGGGAGAGACCGGACACATCCTCGAGGATGAGCTGCAGCACGCAGTACCCGGCGTTCGAGTAGGCGTGCCGCGAACCGGGCACAGACTCGACGGTCACGGCTGGCCAATCGCGAATTCCACCCGCGAGCAGCTCGGCCATGCCCGGCAGCGGCGCCTCGCTGCGAGGGATCCCGTACGCGAATGGCGTGAACCCGGCCTGGTGAGTGAGGACGTGAAAGAGCGTCACCGGCTGCTTTCGGGTGAACTCATTGTCGGGCACCTTCCAGGACTTGAGGACCTGGTTGACCGGTTGGTCGAGCGCGAGCTTGTCTTCGCCGACGAGAGACAGCGTCAGCAGCGCCGCCACCGGCTTGCTCACCGAGCCCGCCTGGAAGATCGTTTCGGTCGTGACCTCCTGCTCGCCACCCGCCTCGACCACACCCCAGGCTCGCGCCCACGACAACTCGCCGTCGTCGATCACGGCGAC
This genomic window contains:
- a CDS encoding SUMF1/EgtB/PvdO family nonheme iron enzyme, with protein sequence MNRNRPSKIGLLVVIAVAWPWSSEVIAGDCPSDMVAVEAFCIDLYEAPNTNAGSPLVMYTFDEAEVWCQARGRRLCYDDEWTRACEGPSGLSYPYGNNHVPGLCNDDEAWLAYNQTLLNQWPMGVSDPDVDSFAELLAAARAVSASAASSADHVETLYQAEPAGSNVGCISSDGVIDLCGNAEEWTRRRDGGAPGFSGNLKGRYWAEARTCQQNVTGHGDSFRFYELGFRCCLDIGTVFSDGFESGNTDLWSTTSPG
- a CDS encoding beta-lactamase family protein; amino-acid sequence: VAVIDDGELSWARAWGVVEAGGEQEVTTETIFQAGSVSKPVAALLTLSLVGEDKLALDQPVNQVLKSWKVPDNEFTRKQPVTLFHVLTHQAGFTPFAYGIPRSEAPLPGMAELLAGGIRDWPAVTVESVPGSRHAYSNAGYCVLQLILEDVSGLSLHKLAQREMFGPLGMTRSTFDEPLAPEVLATAPYGHSLERSDDGSGRVPVPMDDKADIAPGATGGLWSTPTDLALMVVEVVRAWNGDSDTLISPALAREFLTPQVDDEGLGIFVSGEGPALQARHSGGMPGFICNLVFYPNTGQGAIVMASSGGGMNLQQELMAAIAQEYGWPGFLVRRTLADARPGQLEELVGKYALDVSPNLVLTVAVQDGSAIGQINEYPPFKLEPTSEPDLYVLPPQSLEIEFRRANDGTVTGLVMRRAGTSGHHYSRLEEPPEE